In Lactuca sativa cultivar Salinas chromosome 5, Lsat_Salinas_v11, whole genome shotgun sequence, the DNA window CTAAATCTCTGAGTCCTTTATGACTCTCTGAGTCCCTTACGAATCATCGAGTCCCTTCTGACTCCTTCGGTATCTTTAAACCGATACGGGTCTATTTTACCCATACaactaagcatacaatcatactaacaagagtcacaaagacaacaagaacATACACGCATATCAATAAGTGTCACGAAGACCACTACTATCCTacaacataatctagtgggccagtggtggttgtcgaggccaacaataTTGATagccctaaatattacacactaaaatagtgtatagtggtaaagggatcgtatccacggagattggtccaattttataactctatgagaaatctctttgtaaaaatacttgtaaaatgacaataaattaaaaatagggggtttggtcttttgaaatacttgaaataaactagaattaaactaagatttaaataaacaatttcaacaaaaataagagtttgatgtaaaatcaataagagaaggatagttgacttaaggtttcctcactttaacttttgatgaacatatcattagaatccaatggtgcaatatttgatttaaatccttaatttggctatagtaatccaagaagcttgagattacctagacttttcttagttattaaaatggttagagaagctcataaaaatttccttagtcaaagtcacaatttccattaagcatgtaactagtgaaagtcaactagcaataagaaccaaaaagtcaccaaatccaagaggagtcaaatgctttcactaccatgttgaagaaaatgtttttatgattgtgtgaagcaaaaacaacacaaaaatcatttgttgcttgctaatttgaggatcctttacttaatcaagaaattagccaactaatcaccacaaacacatttaaactcatgaataaaaacatacaagtagtgataatattttaaaacacaaaatatttccataaagatttaagaagaagttcatggattcttcaacattcaacaaaagtttacaggattcaacaaaagtcaaccaagatttgtttagccaagcacggctaaactcaagaaaacaaagttagagaagattgtaccaaacattaaacaagaatcaagaggtgaaaagatgatgttcttgaggtgttcttggccttcaaaaatcttcaaaactccagagagaatgctCAAAAGTCGGATGTCTAAGAGTccccaaaagatgggcaccaaccttcctcaaatagcccaGAAGAAGAATTTCCGGAATTGCCCCTGCAGGAGGTtacgcgacccgcgtgctgttgcgtgGGTGGTGTCAGATTGTGGGCACTTTGAGGCTTGGGtctccatagcttagcccacttggcccagATCGAGTCCAAACAgcttctagcccatttttctttaaGTTcacttcattttaagcccaatttggcttctccaaatgatCCATAGCTTCCATAATCGTCCAATCATCAATCTCCACACGCTCGAATATTCTCCTGCATCTTGCAATTTTAAATTTCATTATCTctaagccttcaaataatcatcaagctcgctccaaGCATCATCTCCACCACCTATCAAGCCTAAGATCCTTGTTGTCCACCAATTCCCATCgctttccatacgtcccgaatattcccgctccactagtctccatgaaatctgcaataaagcttACGAAACTAGAAAGTACATGAAATAgttataaaataacaaaaaggaaaatatgcatggaaattaactagattatggatggaatatgctaaaataaactataaaaataagtaaataaaatgaaactatcagctagcattggtgccttcgacccataagtacagtaaGGATACTCATCTCAGTCTGAAGATAGACAAATCACACTCTTGGGTTGTTGCTACCACGACTTCCTCACGATAACATTCCAAATTAACCTTAATAAATAATCAGGGTGATAAACCATAAATGGTCCATATTACCATCTAACATGCttaggggtaaaagaccattttactatTCCCTTAATGGGCCCCTCAACTCGTAGAACAAGCCCACAAGACCTAAGGCCCAACAGGGCCCAAGATACATAAGTCGCAACAATGGCTCAAAACCTGAGGCCCAACAATGGCCTAAAAATCTAAGGCCCAACAATAGCCCAAAAGAATTAAAGCCCAAAAAGGTTCCTGGTGAGTACGATAAGCATACCACCTAAGTACGCCCGGCGTACAGCTTACACTACCAAAGGGCTCAAACACGTACACTCAGCGTACGCTTATGTATGCCCCACATACGCTGGAGAGTGCCAAGacctcattaagcacttaatgcctgAAGTCCAAATGTCTAATTTGCAGATCTAGCTCTTGGGAAATGTCTTAAACGATAAAGTCATCAACTTGATGCTTGGGGATGGCTTAAAGAGACCCAACATGCATTTCTAACATTCTAACTTCATATTAAGACTAtcaactcatgcatggttgagtttaacccatcaagatgacatttttatgattcTACAACTCCAGAAATACCAAGAAATGACCAATACATGTTTTGGAGAAACTCCGACTCACAAGAACCAAACGAAGGGACCAAAACATGGCAATATAATCCCAAATCTAGATCTAAGCTAAGGAgtcataaagtttgaagctttatacctccagaagcttgcAATGGTGAAGAAAGTGTCGGATCTTCAAGCTCTAAGCAAACTAATCCTCCTCCAATGagctcttcttcttcaagatgcaCCAACCACACACCAAAACACATACAATGATCAAATCTATCTAAAACTGGGTTAGGGTTTCAATATAATGCTTTTGGGGACAATGGAAGCTGGTAATGAGAGAACCTTGGGGgcataaggtgcttaaatagggtgtaaaccctaaaatttagggttttcctctggCTTACGTACGTACAGCGTACCAGGGGGTTAACCTCGTGTCCGAGTCTCAcaaggtatgcccaacgtacttatCATCAAAGTACcacaattaaatattttaaatttaagaaaTTTAAATGTGAACCCGGGCATTTCAATGACGGTGGGTAAATCCTCACCGATAAAGTTTATTTGAGAGAATGGAGGTTTCGTCGATTTTACAGAGGAGTGAAGCAAATAATATAATCTGTTGTCTAAATTAATTTCACAATATCCTAAAGATATGGATTTTGAATTTCAAAACCTCACTCTTTGATTTTAGTTATCATTAATCAATCATTAATAGAAATGAATAGAAGCATCTGATTACAAGGATGAGTTGAAAAAAAATGACACTTGGAATAAGCCAAATTTAATGCACCTGAAGTTTAAAGAATCAAGTGCGCAAATAGACGACGAAATTTGAGGAGATCAACCGTGATTAAGGGAATTGTTGCAGAATTTAAAGTCGAAGGGCAAAAATGGTATTTCACATTAACTTCAGCGGGAAAAAAGCTAGGGAGGGATGAGGAAATGCCACTAGCAAGATaacgataatatatatatatatatatatatatatatatatatatatatatatatatatatatatatatatatatatatatatagggttaggttcatttgagatcacttatattttgtgagaccgtgagacgcatttgtttatttttttttattttttttatttttttttatttttttttagttaattcatgttccgaaaataatatttaaaaaaagaattttttgatttttccatttattttgcattttaaaattatttttagaatatgtacagtgtaatattctatttagaatatttcacgtattttttaaaaaaaaaagaattttttttttatttttttaatttttttttattttttttagttaattcaagtttcgaaaataatatttaaaaaaagaatttttagatttttccatttattttgcattttaaaattattttttagaatatgtcagtagaatatttcacatatttttcaaaaaaaaaaacagatttttttttatttttttatttattttttttagttaattcaagttccgaaaataacatttaaaaaaagaatttttggatttttccatttattttgcattttaaaattatttttagatttggtctcacggtctcacaaaattagaatggtctcaaatgaacctgaacctatatatatatatatatatatatatatatatatatatatatatatatatatatatatatatatatatatatatatatatatatatatatatatatataggaaatgcCACTATCGAGATAACGATAATCCtctttaataaatgaaagtttttttttgtcacatgtcatgtTTTCCTTCATTTTGACACTTGTTATTTTATAAGGATTtccattttcttaaaataaaattccataaaattgtaatgagtttataaggaaataaaatcatcCTATTAATTAGGTAATAAATTCTCATAAATACTTCAAATGATCTAATTTATTTTGCAAATTTTCAAAAGATTACATTCTGTTGTATAAAATattacattataaaatatttcatatcaatatattgatattaaatttttatttttaataaacccgtgtaatacacgggtctcacacgtagtatatatatatatatatatatatatatatatatatatatatatatatatatatatatatgtataggccTAGCCCACTAACTCATAAGCTTTAGTCTTCCAAGCCTTCTAAAGTCTTTGGTGAGTGGGTCTTATGGAAACCATCTTCTAGACTGAAAAACGGTTCGTGAATTGAACCGGTCAGTTCATTGTGAACCGGTCCAACAATGAACCAATCTGATGTGTGAACTAAACCGACGGTTTAAACCAATTTGTATATATTACCTATTACCATTAGCACCGGTTAGAACCGATTTCGTTTAAACCAGTCTGATGAACCAGTTTAGAACCGGTTTTTCTAGGAACCATTTGTGgtcgttttttttttgttttattctaCCGGCTATATTGTCGTTTGATGCTGTAAGAGGCTCGATTTTGGGTCTTTTTTGTCCATATTACCCATTCTTTGATAGTATATGTAGGTATTAGATGTTTAGCTTAACCAAAACTCAAAAAACTCTCTTAGATGTTCGACTTCCATTGGTGTTGGAGATTCATCAAACAATGTTAATGTTGTTAGCATCAAAGAAACAAGTAGAAATCCAGCTATTTGGAGAAATTTTGACTTGTGTGTAATGTCTAGCGATCCACAAAAAGTGCGATGAAAGAAATGTGGTGTTTTTTTCAATGAAGATGGGAATTCGACATTGAAAACTCATATGACCAAGAGATGCCCCTCGGTGAAATTTGGGTCGGGGCATAATCAAACAACAATGGTGAAAGATACTACATTGTGGACTTACGAAGTAGCTAAAGTTCAAGATAGGATGTCGAAGTTCGTGATTCAAGAATGATTGCCTTTTGACCACTTCGACAACAAATGATTGAATTCACTCATCCAAGAAACTCTCCAACCACGATATTGCCATGTGAGTCGTACTTCCCTTAGATGTGATTGTATTGAAATGTGGAAACTGGCAAAAAAATGAATTGATTTTAGGATTTCAAGCTTTAGAAACCGGTGTAAATTTAACTTGTGATGTTTGGACGACTCCTCACAATTCACCGGATCCATACCTTTGTGTTATCACTCATTGGATAAATCCATAGAATTAGGTAGTAATGAAGCGTGCGATTATGTTTGAATTGTTTGAGAATCCGTGCACCGAtagaaatttatataaaattttagatTGTGTGCTCAAAACTTATAAACTAgaagaaaaagtttttttttgtatatcTTTTAATATTTCATCAAACAACATCGTCACGGTTGGACAACTAAAATTAAAATATACACCAATTTGCGATGGTGGTTTTTTTTCATAGTCGATGTGTTGCACATATCATTAATTTGGTTGTTCAAGATAGACTAACTAGAATTGAACTAATAAAAGATGGTTTCAAACAAATGCTAAAAGATATTTATAGTTCTAGTAATGCTCAAGATCATATTTATATGAAGTTTTGTGGCGATGTGAATGCCGTTTGATTAGGTCTGAATTGCGAAACACTTACTGATGGAACTCCACTTGCAACATGTTTGAATGTACTTTACATAAAAAAGATACTTTAAAAATGTTTCATGATAACCTTGTGGAACATAATCGGTTTAATGCTTATCCGAAATCAAGTTTGGATATTATCAAACTTGTTACGGAAATGTTTGGGGTTCTTAAAAAAACAACTACTTCTTTATCGGGGGTTTATTATCATATAAGTTATTCAGTTTTAAACCAAATATATTGTATGTGTGTAGaaataaatgagtttgaaatgagagGGACAATGTTTGTTGAGAAACCGATgataacaaaattaaaaaaaatatttttaaaatatgtcCCGGATGATAACTTGTTCCGGCGCTTTGAATCTGTCTCTAAATGTTGGGGGTTGAGACTTTACTTGAAAATTTTTGTTACGATTTGTGTTTATTGGATGATGACATAGATTATGCATCAAATGAAGTTTCAAAATATTTTAacaaagtttttcaaagtttgtttgaagtttatttaacaaGGTATGGTTCAACAAACATTCATGACATGATGCAAGGTACGGGGGCGTCCGAATCCACTTCTCACCAAAATAATGAAATAATTCGGTTTTATAAtactttgaaaatgaaaattccaAACGAGCTCGGTCTAACTTCCTTAGTAGTGAGTTCGGAAGGTACATTGGttccgattttttttttttttggcacaAATGAGTGTGCAAGAGTTTGATAATTTTGATATTTTGGCTTGGAGGAAACCCAATTTCTAATTCTAGCCATCATGGTCCGTGATCAACTAAGCTCCCAAACTTCTACGGTAGCTTTAGAATCGGCTTTTTCTATTAGTGGCAGGGTTATATCACCAAGAAAAACAAAACTCACCATTTTGTCGGTGGAAGTGTGCATTTTCTTGAAATGCTACCTCGATAGCGTGGAACGGATACAATATGTTGAACTGCTAGAGGGCAAATCATTGGATGTTGAACAACAAGTACATGAAGAAGAAGTAGCAATGGGATTGTCGGTGCCACTCACTCTACAAGAGCTCGAGTATGAGAGAGCATTATGCAACAATATCGCGGATGAAGACTAAATCCAAAGAAAAATGAATACGACTAGGAATGAAGACTACAACGACGAcgatgttttatgttttatgtatttaTGTTTGAAGATGTATTAGTTTGACAATTTGGATGTTTTGTGTTTTTACGTTTGAAGTTGTCTTATGTATTTccattataaaaaacaaaaaagtaaAAAAGAATTGTTGAAAATTGCTCCAAAATGTGTCTTAAGTCAATTTCTCAAATCAATGCATATATACATATCATATGCATTCtgtttctttaattttttattaacatCTATTTTGATCAAATTCACCAAAACAAAAATTACCCCGTGCATATATTACCCTCTTTAACCCAAAAACAAAAgcaaaaaacctaaaaaaaaaatATAGCCCCATCGGCTTTTTGAACCAGTTTGTAGGTTCTTACAAACTGGTTTGCATAGGTTCGGATTATTTTGGTGGTGAACCGATTTAGGGGTGAACAGGTTTTGACTTTGTGGACCGGACCGAACCGGTTCCGAAAAAATAGGGTTTGTGCACCTTTAGTTTCAAGTAGATTCCGTTTCCTGTATATTACTAATATTAGGCTTTATATTCTTGAAGTCTTCCGACGGTGATTCTAAAATTGTAGAGAAAAGGGTTTATTTAATTTGTATCATCGATCTTGTATATTTAACTATATCTCTATGTTAGGCttttcattttgttattttaaaaAGGAATACTAGACACAACAAATGAAGCAAAGGAACACCAACAACTGCTTCCAAATGCAGTAACATAAGAATTGAACAGACACCAGACCGACCATGTTCATGCGGTTCTTGGTAGTGCAACCCCAAGACTAATATTATATCATTCACAAGACAAAAGTCTTCTAATCAAACTTCCATGAAATGTAGCAAGCACGGTTGACTATAATTAATTACTCAAATTATCTCAATTTTCCTATAATTTCTACTTCATTTCCATTTCTTTGACAaagtctatttttttttttaattactaaTGAAGTTTATTAATTGTATATAAAAAGGGATAACAAGCCAACACTTTATTCTCATCAACTTAGAACAAGATGAAAACATATGCGATTGTTCTCATAGTCTGTGCTTCAGTTGCTGCAGCAGTAATTCTCTTGTGTTGTCTCTGTAAGATTAATGGTAGAAAAAAGAAAACCAAAGTTCCACCAATCCGGGCAGCTCGTGACCTCGAAGTTGGTAGAACCACCACCAGTACTACTTCCGCTAAAAAAAATGCAGGAGTGGTTATTCTCGCTGGAGCTGCAGCTTCTGTAGCTACAGCCGCTGTAATTGTTAGTGATAGTGGTGGCggaggttgtggtggtggtggagatggTGGAGATGGTGGTGGGGACGGTGGAGATGGTGGAggatgtggtggtggtgggtgcggtggtggtggttgtggagGGGGTTGTGGAGGTTAATCAGAAAGAACCTACTCTTAATCGGTAAATTGTACAAATATTTGCAATTCCAATGTCTTTATTTCCCTCTTAATAGCAATAGAAGAAACCCCAAGTCGCCATTTGTCTTTCACTCTCATCTCTATGTATATATGAATGAACTGAAGGGTGCAGAATGGTTCTGACATACATGTGTGAATTGCGTtttaattttctttctttcttgtacAATATATATAATCTAGTGTTGTAAATGTAAATATAACAACGATATCCATGACATGAAATAAAAGAAACAACATTTGCactttacttttatttttctttcgaGAGTGACCAAATTAAGTGTGCTTTGTTAATCTCTTTGATTTAAAGAGATTAAACAAGTGAACATCATCCGTTTTACTGGGATCACATCATGTATAGTCGTAGTGGCGGAGCCATACTCAAAGCAAAGGGGTATCCTAAACTTTTTTCGGGATATCACCGCAACGACTAAGCATGGGGCGGGGCGGGTCAATTTTGACCTAAAACTGAACCCAAAAACGACAGCCtcaattttgaaacttttaaaaccacACCGCACCTAAACCTATCAGTTTGGTGTTTTGATTTTCAGTTTGTACTTGGATTTCCTGGTTTGGTTTTGGTTTTCAACCCAACTTAATCGAATCCTTAGCTAACTTCAAGTcttgttatataaacatgaagttgaagTATCTTTTGATACTTAAATCGATGTGGGGCTCAAAGTAGATATCAAATGAAACATAATGATAACAAGTTTATATAATAGATGAAAATAATTGAATTTACATGTGTTTGGCGATGTGGGATAGAATAGTtgggaaaataaaataatagaatagctgaaaaaataatatatatatatatatatatatatatatatatatatatatatatatatatatatatatatatgaaggattTGTAAGAAGAGAATTGATCCTAAGACCTTCATTTCAATAACCTAACGCCTTAACCAGTAGACTAATTGTTTGTTTGTACTTATAAATGAAgggatacatacatacatacatatatatatatatatatatatatatatatatatatatatatatatatatatagagagagagagagagagagagagaggttcaaatgttttcactatctattgtgtgaatgtatgattgattctggaccaatcattttagtt includes these proteins:
- the LOC111904498 gene encoding uncharacterized protein LOC111904498; the protein is MKTYAIVLIVCASVAAAVILLCCLCKINGRKKKTKVPPIRAARDLEVGRTTTSTTSAKKNAGVVILAGAAASVATAAVIVSDSGGGGCGGGGDGGDGGGDGGDGGGCGGGGCGGGGCGGGCGG